A stretch of the Lolium perenne isolate Kyuss_39 chromosome 3, Kyuss_2.0, whole genome shotgun sequence genome encodes the following:
- the LOC127343958 gene encoding uncharacterized protein isoform X2, with translation MRADRVMADGAKRIDLGAPLRSAVRPPCHKPDLTSGPLRHPGAVPFVWEQSPGRPKSVRTRRAAPPSPAPAPSSHQPRPSEDEGAGGATPYHDALCLAEREHAPLYPDPAPAAAAPQNRPTCRKVEWAEADAKAPEALLSVADVLRNQDEDAAGDDEERFSDAQDTLSRTESFTVNCSVSGLSGVPPDRPAAAATPTGPDARGIMMDRFLPAAQAVAVGSPQYTFRKACASAAGSSAREHAHAHASWRAGGDDDRARRTPVQLPYQHLPPNYLSCNYPRREEPVEDDDDDDDDCDVQSTRGFASKGCGLLPGLCVKTSLLLLNPVPAMKNGKSRGRGRDRVLPSKGRGQNAPSPLARSSQNKNLGCDSNGRYWEEVYKHKLEQKYVHQAEDKRSKMTSESNHLTFWSDSQTADGSSPFHQSIDGGVSPYRRDVALSSSRKESVSFEVRDRDEKMSRSNGSSSLGIDHDHGSLVGSDHSSFKGSSSMSSGVDKTSHEDPMDHRAGTSDSIAEDQENDPLAERMTGVPEPAVLMPSQNAGLVKLDGRKTSTHDISQNVPLSLEQNTAVKKESRPLQYLMPLPVPKSPSDSWLSRNLPSVKNKPPAPSFLGMQVQPKKQTPWASGHPKENGLKPPRQRQIRFADVVERPNYVDTEI, from the exons ATGCGCGCGGACCGCGTGATGGCGGATGGGGCCAAGCGGATCGACCTGGGCGCGCCGCTGCGCTCCGCGGTGCGCCCGCCCTGCCACAAGCCCGACCTCACCTCCGGCCCCCTCCGCCACCCCGGCGCCGTGCCATTCGTCTGGGAGCAGAGCCCCGGCAGGCCCAAGAGCGTCCGCACCCGCCGCGCCGCTCCGCCCTCGCCCGCGCCCGCCCCTTCCTCTCACCAGCCGCGCCCGTCAGAAGACGAAGGGGCCGGCGGCGCCACCCCGTACCACGACGCCCTGTGCCTCGCGGAGCGCGAGCACGCGCCGCTCTACCCAGaccccgcccccgccgccgccgcgcctcagAACCGTCCCACATGCCGCAAGGTCGAGTGGGCGGAGGCCGACGCGAAGGCGCCAGAGGCGCTGCTGTCCGTGGCCGACGTGCTACGGAACCAAGACGAGGACgccgccggcgacgacgaggagCGGTTCTCGGACGCGCAGGACACGCTGTCCCGGACGGAGTCCTTCACCGTGAACTGCAGCGTCAGCGGCCTCAGCGGCGTGCCGCCGGACCGCCCCGCCGCAGCCGCCACACCCACCGGGCCCGACGCCCGCGGCATCATGATGGACCGCTTCCTGCCGGCCGCGCAGGCGGTGGCCGTGGGCTCGCCGCAGTACACCTTCCGCAAGGCCTGCGCCTCCGCCGCCGGCAGCTCCGCCCGCGAGCACGCGCACGCGCACGCCAGCTGGAGAGCGGGCGGTGATGACGATCGCGCCAGGAGGACGCCTGTCCAACTCCCCTACCAGCACCTGCCTCCCAATTATCTGTCCTGTAACTATCCCAGACGTGAGGAGCCtgtggaggatgacgacgatgatgatgacgactgcGACGTACAGAGCACCCGGGGCTTCGCATCCAAGGGCTGTGGCCTGCTCCCTGGCTTGTGCGTCAAAACATCCTTGCTACTCCTCAATCCAGTGCCTGCAATGAAGAACGGCAAGTCGCGTGGGAGAGGGAGAGACAGGGTGCTGCCATCCAAAGGCAGGGGCCAGAATGCGCCGAGCCCTCTTGCCCGGAGCTCACAGAACAAGAACCTTGGCTGCGATTCTAATGGG CGATACTGGGAGGAAGTGTACAAGCACAAGTTGGAGCAGAAGTATGTTCACCAAGCAGAGGATAAGAGGAGCAAGATGACGAGTGAGTCGAACCATCTGACGTTTTGGAGCGACTCTCAGACCGCGGATGGCTCTTCGCCATTCCACCAGTCCATAGATGGTGGTGTGTCTCCCTACCGCCGTGATGTTGCCTTATCGTCGTCACGTAAAGAAAGTGTATCATTTGAAGTAAGAGATAGAGATGAGAAGATGAGTAGAAGCAATGGCTCTAGCTCCCTTGGAATAGACCATGATCACGGCTCATTGGTTGGATCTGATCACAGTAGTTTCAAGGGATCAAGCTCCATGAGCTCTGGGGTCGATAAAACATCGCACGAAGACCCAATGGATCACCGTGCAG GTACAAGTGACAGTATAGCGGAAGATCAAGAGAATGATCCATTGGCAGAAAGGATGACCGGAGTGCCAGAACCCGCTGTGTTAATGCCTTCGCAAAATGCAGGATTGGTGAAACTGGATGGTAGAAAAACTTCCACTCATGATATTAGTCAGAATGTTCCACTAAGTTTGGAACAGAATACTGCTGTCAAGAAGGAAAGTAGGCCTTTGCAATATCTAATGCCGTTGCCTGTCCCAAAATCACCTTCGGACTCCTGGCTTTCTCGCAATCTGCCATCTGTGAAGAATAAACCACCTGCGCCATCTTTCCTTGGAATGCAAGTACAGCCGAAGAAACAAACTCCCTGGGCTTCGGGACATCCAAAGGAGAATGGTCTTAAGCCCCCAAGGCAACGTCAAATAAGATTTGCAGAT GTGGTTGAGAGGCCCAATTATGTGGATACTGAGATATGA
- the LOC127343958 gene encoding uncharacterized protein isoform X1: MRADRVMADGAKRIDLGAPLRSAVRPPCHKPDLTSGPLRHPGAVPFVWEQSPGRPKSVRTRRAAPPSPAPAPSSHQPRPSEDEGAGGATPYHDALCLAEREHAPLYPDPAPAAAAPQNRPTCRKVEWAEADAKAPEALLSVADVLRNQDEDAAGDDEERFSDAQDTLSRTESFTVNCSVSGLSGVPPDRPAAAATPTGPDARGIMMDRFLPAAQAVAVGSPQYTFRKACASAAGSSAREHAHAHASWRAGGDDDRARRTPVQLPYQHLPPNYLSCNYPRREEPVEDDDDDDDDCDVQSTRGFASKGCGLLPGLCVKTSLLLLNPVPAMKNGKSRGRGRDRVLPSKGRGQNAPSPLARSSQNKNLGCDSNGRYWEEVYKHKLEQKYVHQAEDKRSKMTSESNHLTFWSDSQTADGSSPFHQSIDGGVSPYRRDVALSSSRKESVSFEVRDRDEKMSRSNGSSSLGIDHDHGSLVGSDHSSFKGSSSMSSGVDKTSHEDPMDHRAGIDSETSHLTLLPDPKPSLNTGSDVQLGGRPVGTSDSIAEDQENDPLAERMTGVPEPAVLMPSQNAGLVKLDGRKTSTHDISQNVPLSLEQNTAVKKESRPLQYLMPLPVPKSPSDSWLSRNLPSVKNKPPAPSFLGMQVQPKKQTPWASGHPKENGLKPPRQRQIRFADVVERPNYVDTEI, translated from the exons ATGCGCGCGGACCGCGTGATGGCGGATGGGGCCAAGCGGATCGACCTGGGCGCGCCGCTGCGCTCCGCGGTGCGCCCGCCCTGCCACAAGCCCGACCTCACCTCCGGCCCCCTCCGCCACCCCGGCGCCGTGCCATTCGTCTGGGAGCAGAGCCCCGGCAGGCCCAAGAGCGTCCGCACCCGCCGCGCCGCTCCGCCCTCGCCCGCGCCCGCCCCTTCCTCTCACCAGCCGCGCCCGTCAGAAGACGAAGGGGCCGGCGGCGCCACCCCGTACCACGACGCCCTGTGCCTCGCGGAGCGCGAGCACGCGCCGCTCTACCCAGaccccgcccccgccgccgccgcgcctcagAACCGTCCCACATGCCGCAAGGTCGAGTGGGCGGAGGCCGACGCGAAGGCGCCAGAGGCGCTGCTGTCCGTGGCCGACGTGCTACGGAACCAAGACGAGGACgccgccggcgacgacgaggagCGGTTCTCGGACGCGCAGGACACGCTGTCCCGGACGGAGTCCTTCACCGTGAACTGCAGCGTCAGCGGCCTCAGCGGCGTGCCGCCGGACCGCCCCGCCGCAGCCGCCACACCCACCGGGCCCGACGCCCGCGGCATCATGATGGACCGCTTCCTGCCGGCCGCGCAGGCGGTGGCCGTGGGCTCGCCGCAGTACACCTTCCGCAAGGCCTGCGCCTCCGCCGCCGGCAGCTCCGCCCGCGAGCACGCGCACGCGCACGCCAGCTGGAGAGCGGGCGGTGATGACGATCGCGCCAGGAGGACGCCTGTCCAACTCCCCTACCAGCACCTGCCTCCCAATTATCTGTCCTGTAACTATCCCAGACGTGAGGAGCCtgtggaggatgacgacgatgatgatgacgactgcGACGTACAGAGCACCCGGGGCTTCGCATCCAAGGGCTGTGGCCTGCTCCCTGGCTTGTGCGTCAAAACATCCTTGCTACTCCTCAATCCAGTGCCTGCAATGAAGAACGGCAAGTCGCGTGGGAGAGGGAGAGACAGGGTGCTGCCATCCAAAGGCAGGGGCCAGAATGCGCCGAGCCCTCTTGCCCGGAGCTCACAGAACAAGAACCTTGGCTGCGATTCTAATGGG CGATACTGGGAGGAAGTGTACAAGCACAAGTTGGAGCAGAAGTATGTTCACCAAGCAGAGGATAAGAGGAGCAAGATGACGAGTGAGTCGAACCATCTGACGTTTTGGAGCGACTCTCAGACCGCGGATGGCTCTTCGCCATTCCACCAGTCCATAGATGGTGGTGTGTCTCCCTACCGCCGTGATGTTGCCTTATCGTCGTCACGTAAAGAAAGTGTATCATTTGAAGTAAGAGATAGAGATGAGAAGATGAGTAGAAGCAATGGCTCTAGCTCCCTTGGAATAGACCATGATCACGGCTCATTGGTTGGATCTGATCACAGTAGTTTCAAGGGATCAAGCTCCATGAGCTCTGGGGTCGATAAAACATCGCACGAAGACCCAATGGATCACCGTGCAGGTATTGATTCGGAAACTAGCCACTTGACTCTGTTGCCGGATCCAAAGCCATCTTTGAATACAGGATCTGATGTTCAACTTGGAGGACGACCTGTAGGTACAAGTGACAGTATAGCGGAAGATCAAGAGAATGATCCATTGGCAGAAAGGATGACCGGAGTGCCAGAACCCGCTGTGTTAATGCCTTCGCAAAATGCAGGATTGGTGAAACTGGATGGTAGAAAAACTTCCACTCATGATATTAGTCAGAATGTTCCACTAAGTTTGGAACAGAATACTGCTGTCAAGAAGGAAAGTAGGCCTTTGCAATATCTAATGCCGTTGCCTGTCCCAAAATCACCTTCGGACTCCTGGCTTTCTCGCAATCTGCCATCTGTGAAGAATAAACCACCTGCGCCATCTTTCCTTGGAATGCAAGTACAGCCGAAGAAACAAACTCCCTGGGCTTCGGGACATCCAAAGGAGAATGGTCTTAAGCCCCCAAGGCAACGTCAAATAAGATTTGCAGAT GTGGTTGAGAGGCCCAATTATGTGGATACTGAGATATGA